AAGTTCGCTCGCTCGTAGGCGTCAGAACCGTAGACTTTCTTCCACGTATCGGTGTTGTAGACGTCGAAGAACAGGCTCTGTCCGGAACCGTCGGCGCGGTAAACGACTGCCAGGCGGTTATCGGAGAGCTTATGTACTTCCGTCACTTTCGTCAGGTCGATTTTCTTCTCTTCTACGACTTTGCCGTTGTCACGGATCGTGACCGCAGCAGACGTTTCTCCGTTCGTGATGTCGACAGTCGTCCCTTCCTCCACAGTGAAGGACTCTTTCTGTTTCTCAACGACCCAGTCACTCGCTGATTCCGCGTTGGCAGACAGCGGTGCAACAAGGGAGCCGAACAAGACAGCAGTCAATAGTGGCAGACGTTTTTTCATGATCGTTACCTCTCTCTTATGCATAGTTTATTTTTTCAAAGCGGTAAGCTTGGAGTCGACTTCATAACCGTTATCTCCGTTGTCCTCAATTTGTTCGTCAATCAACCCGACACCAGGCGCGTAGGACTGGAGGGTGATGACGTTCCCGCCCTGGGAAACCGAACGTACGATGATGACGTTATCGAACGTCTGGACATCGGATTGGACCGTCGCCTTCTGATCGACGATCTGGAACTGATCGGTATCGCCTTTCGTCGCGTCAACGAGGACATTGATCGTTTCGACAGGCTCGAATGTATCGAGCATATTAGACGTATCCTTCGGGTTGTACTCTTCGTACACGACAGCGATGCTGCCTTCTTTCCATTCCAATACCTGCAGCGTCACCATATCCCCGAAGGTGATGACCCGCTGGACGAAGTTCCCTTTCACCGCAACGATGTCATAAGTCGCTTCGTACTCCCCGTTATGAAGGAATGTCTTCGTCATCGGACCATCCGGCATGTATGCCTTCAGACCGACGTTCGTTTCTTCCTCCGACTCCGATGCTTTGTCACCGGCGGCGTTTACGCTGTCATCCTCTGCATCTGCTTCTTCCTCAGCGGCAGGTTCCTCTTCCGGCGTCCCATCTTCCTCCGGCTGTGCTTCCTCTTCTGCAGGTGCTTCTTCTTCGGCCGTTCCATCCTCTTCCGCAGGTTCGGCAGCGGCTTCCCCGCTCTCCGTATCTTCCTGAGCTTCTTCCTCAGGCACTTCGGTTTCGGATTCCGGCGCAGCGTCCGTTTCTTCTTCGGCCGCTTCCTCCGTCGGCTCTTCGGAAGGCTCCAGCTGATCGGCCTTGTCCACATCTTCGGAACAGGCCGACAGCAGAGCGATGAACAGTACGGAAGCAGGCATCCATCCTTTTCTCATAGCTCTACACTCCTTCTTACTTCAAATAACCGGCGATTTCATTACGCAGTTGATCGGTTACGACACCACCGATGACGTCCAGACGATCGACGACGTTCTCGCGGCCGTATGTTTGTAACAGCTCTTTCATATCTGGATCAAGATCTTTTCCGACGAGAATCAGCGGTGCAGATGTCTTCGCTGATAAGGAGGATGCTGTGAGCGCATCCGGATAGTTCGTTCCTGTCGCTGTCAGGACGGTATCCGCATGGAGCTCATCCTCGAAGTGACGGATCGCTTCGACGACGGTTCCATAACGCGTCGCACCAGACAAGCGGACGACACGGTCTGCCCCGTTGTTGTTGATGATCGCTTTCTCGACTTTTTCAGAAACGACGGCTGTTCCACCGAGGATCGCTACTTCTTTCCCTGCAAGATAAGCGAGGCTTTCGTCCCCGATTTCCTCTTTATCTGTCAAAATGATCGACCAGCCGTTCGCTGCTGCGATCGCTGATGCTTCCAGTGCATCCGGGAAGCTTGTGCTGGAAGCGACGAAGACACCTTCTGCATTCGTCAGATGTTTGTTGATCGCAATGTTCGATTCGATCCTTGTCTTACCGGAAATACGCTCGACGGCGTAGTTCTTCTTCAACTGATCCTCCACTTTTTTGGACAGGGCATTCTCTCCACCGAGAAGCAGAACCTTGTCCGCCTTCAGACGGGCGAGTTCCTGACTCACTTCGGTGCTTAACGATTCCGTCCGGTTCAAGAGGATCGGTGCATTGTCATACTTCGCAGCAAGCGGTCCTGCCGACAGGGCGTCCGCAAATTCGAACGCTGTCGCAAGAACGACGGTGCGGCTTCCGCTCTGGAATCCGTTCGGATACAGCTCTTTCGATACTTCGACAGCCGTCTTCATCCGGTCTTTTCCGGAGAGCTTCTTCGTATCGAACGCATAGCTGTAGCCGGATTCGATATTATCCCAGACGACATCTCCCGATTGGGTGTTCGTCACTTTCGTGTTCTTCCAATGTTTCGCATAGGCGACCGCTTCGTCCTCTCTATAGAAGGAAGCAAGACTGCCTTTCTCTGTATGGGTTACGTCATAGATTTCTTTCAAATAGTTCGTCCAGACGACCTTGTCGTTCTTCTCGTTGATGACGGACGTATTCTTCCATTTCTTCGCATAGGCGACGGCTTCGTCTTCCGTATAGGCTTCAAAGAGCGTGCCTTGGTTGGAGTGGACGACCTTATAGCTCTTATCCAGGTAGTTGGACCAGATCACACGGCCTTCCTTGTTATCGACGACGCGCATGTTCTTCCACTTCTTCGCATGGGCAATCGCTTCGTCCCGATCCAAGAACAACTCTGTCGCCGAGCTGTTGGAAGAATGATAGACGCCGTAGCGTTTATTGATATTGTTATAGATTCGCTCCTGGGCATACTTGTCGAAGACATAGACGTTGTCCTTCGACTCGGCATAATCGAGCGCTTCGCCCTTATCTTCGGTACGCTTCAACAGCTCATCGTCATGGGTGCGGACTTCATACACTTGGAAAAACTCATCCGCTGCCTTCACGACAGCCGCTGCCGCCTGATTTTGGAAGGATGCCGTTTGGATCAGCTTCTCTTCCTCCGGATTCGACATGTAGCCGAATTCGAGGAGAGCGGACGGCATCTGGGCATTCCTTGTCACATACAGGTTGCCGGGCACCTTGCCCCGTCCTTCTTTCAGCGGCGTTCCCGCCAAAATGTTCTTATGTACTGCATTCGTCAGCCGCTTACTCTCCGGTGCATACTCGATCTGCATCGGGTCCGGCGGGTATGTAGAACTGATCGTATCCATATCGAAATAATACGTTTCATACCCTCTCATATAAGGGTTGGATGGAAGCGCGTTCGAATGAATGGAAAGGAAAATGGCATTGTCATTGTTCCCTTTCACATAGTCGTTCCCGTTGTCCGACCGCATCTTCAGATCGGTGCGGAGGACGGACGAGAATTGCGTATCGCCTTCCCGTGTCATATGTACGTCATACCCCTCGGCCTCAAGTGCCGCCTTCATTTTCTTGGCTGTTTCCAAGTTGAAATGCTTCTCATAATAACCCGTCGATGCACCGGAATAGCCGGTGGTTCCGGAATAGATTCCTCCGTGTCCCGGGTCGAGGACGACGGTCCGTTCCGCCGCAGCTTCCGTAGGGAAGATGGCGAATAAACTGAATAGAACAAAGAAACTGAGCACGTGGATCTTCTTCATGATTACCTCCTATTTGGTCTGTGTTTGCCCGAAAGCAGTGCTGCTTCCCTTCCTCTTGTTCGGTTTCTCACGATGTTCTGCTGGATTGAAGTAATAGGAATAGAGAATAAGGCGGTACGTGTTGTAAGAATCGGAAAAAAATAAACGCGAGGATGAAAAGATTCTCCGTCTTTTGACCTACTCTTTTCTATCAAAAGAAGGAGCCGTGTGCTAAGAAACTTCACTCGATCGTCTTCCGAACGGAGAGAAATCTCTCTCCTTCTTTCATCGGCTGAGGGGGTCTGGATGTTTAACAGAAAACGACAAAATGCCATATTTTTCACGTGTATCCATGGGAATAGTTTCTTATTCTACACAGAACCTCATTATATCGGAGGTACTGACAACAAACAATGGCGCTTGGGGTTCATTTGCAAGATTGCAAGTATTTAGGAGTATAGTAATGGGGGTTTTATAGAAAAATAGGACTAATATTCTGTTTTTTTCATAAAAAAATCCAGATGCGTCTCTTCTACGCATCCGGATGGTAAAACTCTAGTTATTTTTTAGCCTTCCACACTTTCAGAAGGAAAAGCGGGAGACGGATTTGGCGTTTGATCCGCCACGGTTCGGAAATCAGACGATACAGCCACTCCAGACCGAAGCGCTGGAAAACGGCAGGCGCCCGTTTGATCCGGCCGGACAGCACGTCGAACGAGCCGCCGACGCCTTGGAAGATGCTCACGTCGAGCTTATCCATGTTCTCGACGATCCAGTATTCCTGACGCGGGCTGCCTAGTGCGACGAAAAGGATGTCGGGCTTTGCCGCGTTGATCGTTTCGATGATCTTCTGCTCGTCCTTCTCGTAGCCGTCGATGACACCGGCGACGTTCAGTCCCGGAAATTCTTCGATCAGCTTGTCCTTCGCTTCTTCCGCGATGCCCGGCTTCGCACCGTAGAGAAAGACGGATTTGTCGTTTTCCTGAGCGAGACCGCACAGCGTCATCAGCATGTCGATACCTGTGACGCGCTCTTTGATGCTGCCCTTGTTGAGCTTGGAAGCGATCAGGACTCCTACTCCGTCCGGAATCTGATAAGTCGCTTTATTAAGCAGGTTCTTCAAATCGGCATCTTCCTGGGCTTTCAGAATCTTCTCCGGGTTGATCGCGACGACGAACGACTGCTTCTTGTTTTCGATATCTGCCAACACATTCCGCTTCAAGTCATTATAGGAATGACTGCTTACATCGACACCTAAAAACTGTTCCTTCATGCTCTCACCTTAACTTATCCATTCTTGGAATCGCCCAAACGCTTGGCGACGAATCCAGCAGCTTTCCATGTATCTAAATTGAGGGCGTTCTTCGTATCATAGACGACACGGCTGCCCATCTTATCTTTGATCGTTTCCGGATCGAGCTTCTTGAACTCGTCGTGGTCGGTCAAAATGACGACGATGTCCGCATCTTGGAGCGCCTCGTCCATATCCTGCGTCTGGTTGGATACGACGTTCTCCTTGATATGCGGGTCATAAGACGTGAAGCTGATGCCGCGCTGAACAAGCTCCATGATGACCTTCAAGGACGGGCTCTCCCGCTGGTCGTCGATGTTGGCTTTGAACGATAGTCCGAACAACGCGACTTTCGGGTCGTTGATGAACTGTTCCTTCATCAGCTTCTCGATCTGGTCGGCCGTATAGACAGGCATGTAATCATTCGTATTACGGGACAGCTGGATGATTTCCGAAATCTCCGGCTCGATCTCCGCTAAGAACCAAGGATCGACCGCGATGCAGTGTCCACCGACGCCGGGACCTGGTGTATGGATGTTGACACGCGGGTGGAAGTTCGCAAGCTTGATCGCTTCCCACGCATTGACGCCGATCTTGTCGCTGATGCGGGCAAGCTCGTTCGCGAACGCGATGTTCACGTCACGATACGTGTTCTCGATGACCTTTGCCATCTCCGCTGTCGTCGCATCCGTCAAATGGATCGTCCCTTTGACGAACGACTCGTACAATTCCTTCGTCATTTCGGAAGACTTGTCGTCGATTCCGCCGACGATGCGGTCGTTGTCGACAAGCTCCTGGAACACCTTCCCTGGAATGACGCGCTCCGGAGAGTGGGAGACGAACAATTCTTTACCAAGCTCAAGGCCCGTCTGCTCCAGGACCGGAAGCATGACATCCTCCACCGTACGCGGAGGTACCGTCGATTCAAGGATGACGAGGTTGCCTTCCTTCACGAACGGCACGATCGATTCTGTCGCTTTACGGACGTAATCGAGGTTGGCTGTTTTATCTTCACGGATCGGGGATGGAACAGCGATGACGAATACATCTGCCTCCGTCGGTTCAAGAGAAGCCTTGAACATGCCTGCATCCACAGCCTCTTCCAGGCGCTCCTGCAGCCCGTTCTCTTCGATATGCAGCTGCTTGTTGTTGATCATTTCCACCGCTTTACGGTTGACGTCCACGCCGTGCACCTGATGGCCATGAATGGCGAACATGACAGATGTAGGCAGACCGATATACCCTAAACCGACGACACACAGTGACTTCTTCATACTACTATACTCCCTTTCTTTCTGACACGAACGTTGTGATCAGTGTGGTACCGTTTATTTGCATTCGTTTGTATATAGATGGATGAGTGACAAATTAGTCCTACTCCTTATAGCATTCGACAACATCCGGCGTTTATGACGTTTGTTGTCATCTTTCTTATATAATGGATAAAAAAAAGCAAACTCTTGCCTGTGTTCCTCTTTTCTCCATTGTTCAAACATTTCTAAGAAATAGGATCTCCGATTATCCATTGTAGCTCATTTCCGTAATCGGTTCTATCCTCATCATATAAACACATGCATCAATTATACTTCGAAGCGACCTGTTCCGACAACATCCAGCGGTGATATTTCCACAAACAGACAAATGTCCGCCTCTGAAGCGAACGGTTCATGCGCGGCGGGAGCTTTTTTTGCTATACTGGATGCATGATTTTCTTCATATAGAAAGGAAAGAATCCGAAATGACAGTCAGACGCTATCAACCAGGCGATGAAGCACAAATACAGACCCTGTTTACGAAAACGTTCCATCAGGAGCGCCCGCTCGATGCGTGGGAATGGAAATTCAAACAGAACCCTAAACATAAAGAACCGTTCATCCTCGTCTTCGAGGAGGATGGGAAAATTCTCGGTCACATCAGTCTCTGGCTGATGGATGCCTATATCAAAGGCGAAGTCACTACGGTCGGGATCCGTGTCGATACGATGGTCGACCCCGACGCCCGCGGGAAAGGCGTTTACAAGAAACTGAACGACGCCCTGCTCACCGAGGGGAAGAAAGCCGGCATCGAGTACTTGTACGGTTTTCCTGCACCGAAGGCGAAGGAGCTCTTCCTCCGCTACACCGGCGCGACCCATCTGACCGATATGCCGCGCTGGATGTACGTCCAGAAGCCGCTGCACCTGCTTTCCACCAAGTTCAAACCGCTGAAGGCCGTGAAATCGCTGGACGGCCTCTATACGAAGCTCCGTTCTCCGAAGGGGCAGTTGGACGGCTATGAGAAAAAAGAAATCACCCGCTGTGACGAAGCGTTCGACCGCCTCGCGGAACAGACGAAGCACATGGCGGACGGGCTGGTCGTCCGGGACAGTGCCTACTTGAACTGGCGCTATTTCGACCATCCGACGAAAACGTATAAAATGATTGCTCTATATAAGGAAGGCGAGCTGAAGGGCTATGTCATCACACACCAAAGCGAAGGGTCGTTTACGAACGGTCTCTTGATCGACTGGCTCGGCGTCGATGAACATGTGTGGCCGGTGCTCCTCGATCAGGCGCTGCTGGAGCTGAAGCATGCGGATGTCGTCCAATCCTGGGCGCTGCCTCATACGTTCGCCGCCGGCATCCTGAAAGCGAAGGGCTTCGTCCATAAAGACAGTCCGATGCCGCTCGTAGGAAAAGACCTCCACACGCGGACGGAAGAAATGAACGACCAGACGAAGTGGTACATCACTCCGGGGGATGTCGATTCGTATTAATCGGTTTGTAATCCACCCCCAATAACTTTTGTCACGAAGGTATCATCATAAAAAACCCCCTCGGTTCATTCAAGGGGGTTTCTTATCAATATGGAGAGGACCGGGCTCCGGGAAATGGGACGCTTTCCACGGGGCGGCCGCTGAGCCTCCTCATCGCATTCGCTCTTCCGGGGTCTCACCTATTCCGCTAATCCCGTTGGAGTCTGCCCATTTCCCTCCGCCCTTTGCTGAAATTAGCGTTCCGTAATTAGATACAAACGCTGAGTGGGACTTCTGCGGGTGATTTCTTTCGTTAGAACCCCTCGCGGAAGAACATCTAAAAATGTAGAAGCCAAAAACACCGAATCGAAATCGATTCGGTGTTTTTATACTTCTAATAAAAGGGAGAAAAGTAAGACGGCACTCCCATCACGCCTGACACTCATCAGCTGTTGATCGGAGGGGAAGGAGGAGACTCCTGCGGGAAAAGCGAGACAGGAGAGACCCCGGAAGAGCGGAGCTCTGAGGAGGCTCGCCGACCGCCCGCGGAAAGCGCAGCCTTCCCCGGAGATTAACAGCGTCGCCTGTGAGCCGGAATGAAAATTACTTCTTTGACAAGCAGAAAAAAAGAGCGGGGAAATCCCCGCTCTTTTAACCTTCTTCTTTTCTTTTTTCCTTCTTCCCTCTCGAAAACAGCCCGATGACCGGACGCTTTCCGCCGGATACCACACCCGTCATCTCCGCAAACAGATGAAGCAGGAACAAAATCACGATCGTAATGATCAACGATATGCCGAACGAAGTCAGCGAGAACAAGAGTGCCAGGAAACCGAAAATCGCACTGAACGCATAAATGATCAATACCGTCGTCCGGTGGCTGAAGCCGGCCGCCAGAATCTGATAGTGGATATGCTTGTTATCCGGCATCATGATCTTCTGCTTGTTGATGAGCCTGCGCAGGATCGAGAACAACGTATCGAACACAGGAATCGCAAGCACAATGATCGGAATGATGAAGCTGAACAACGTCACGTTCTTGAACAGACCGACCATCGAGATGACGGCCATCGAATACCCGAGGAACAAGGACCCTGTATCGCCCATATAAATCGACGCCGGGTAGAAGTTATGGAACAGAAAGCCGATGTTCGAACCGATCAGCACGACACAGAGGTAAACAATCGCGACCTGCGGCTCGATGGCAAGTGCCATGACGGCGATACTGATCAGCGATATGGTCGACACGCCGGCAGCGAGGCCGTCGAGGCCGTCGATCAAGTTGATCGCGTTCGTAATCCCGATGATCCAGAAGAACGACAAGAGGATACTGACAGGATCACTGAGCGTCACCATACCGATGAACGGTATACTGAGTACGTCGATCTGCAGTCCCGAGAAAATCAGGATCAGCGCCGCGATCACCTGACCGGCCAGCTTATAGAGCGGGCGGATCTGGAAGCGGTCGTCAAGCAGTCCCGTCAGGACGATGACGAATCCGCCGATACAGATCGGCAGGAGATACGGTACATCAGGTCGCGTGTACAAAAGCCCTGCCGCCGTACCACCGAAGATCGCCAGCCCTCCCATACGGGGAGTGATTTCTTTATGTATTTTTCTCATTTCCGGATAGTCCATCATCTTCCACTTTACAGCAAGCTTCATGACCGGAAAAACCAGCACATAACTGACGGCCATGGACAAAAGAATAGCAATGGTCAAGTCTATATAAATGTTCATACAAATCCTCACTAACTATTTTTAGTCTTTCGTTTTGAGACAACGCTAACATTATATCACAGGTGAAGGCGAGTTTTGTCAAACGTTGTCTCTATTTTTCGTCAATTTCGATAGTTACATCGACTTACACGCGAGGGAGCCTGCTCGAAGGGGTACAGCAAATATGGCGGAAAAACAAGAGGGTAAAATGAAAACAGCGTCCGGATGGACGCTGTTTTCTATCTATTTATCGTTGTTGTAATTCTTCAATCATATGGTCGATGACTTCTCTTGATGATAGCAGCTCAGAGTTCTCTGTCTTCTGAATGATGTTCTGTAACAATTCCTTTAAATTATCCATGCTACCCACCTTTTCAAACATAGCTTTCTACTACGGTTCACTCAAACATTCGGGACAAAACTACTTTTTTTGACGGCAGTCTATGTATCTTGTATAGATTAGACGGCTAC
This sequence is a window from Bacillus sp. SB49. Protein-coding genes within it:
- a CDS encoding cell wall-binding repeat-containing protein, which gives rise to MKKIHVLSFFVLFSLFAIFPTEAAAERTVVLDPGHGGIYSGTTGYSGASTGYYEKHFNLETAKKMKAALEAEGYDVHMTREGDTQFSSVLRTDLKMRSDNGNDYVKGNNDNAIFLSIHSNALPSNPYMRGYETYYFDMDTISSTYPPDPMQIEYAPESKRLTNAVHKNILAGTPLKEGRGKVPGNLYVTRNAQMPSALLEFGYMSNPEEEKLIQTASFQNQAAAAVVKAADEFFQVYEVRTHDDELLKRTEDKGEALDYAESKDNVYVFDKYAQERIYNNINKRYGVYHSSNSSATELFLDRDEAIAHAKKWKNMRVVDNKEGRVIWSNYLDKSYKVVHSNQGTLFEAYTEDEAVAYAKKWKNTSVINEKNDKVVWTNYLKEIYDVTHTEKGSLASFYREDEAVAYAKHWKNTKVTNTQSGDVVWDNIESGYSYAFDTKKLSGKDRMKTAVEVSKELYPNGFQSGSRTVVLATAFEFADALSAGPLAAKYDNAPILLNRTESLSTEVSQELARLKADKVLLLGGENALSKKVEDQLKKNYAVERISGKTRIESNIAINKHLTNAEGVFVASSTSFPDALEASAIAAANGWSIILTDKEEIGDESLAYLAGKEVAILGGTAVVSEKVEKAIINNNGADRVVRLSGATRYGTVVEAIRHFEDELHADTVLTATGTNYPDALTASSLSAKTSAPLILVGKDLDPDMKELLQTYGRENVVDRLDVIGGVVTDQLRNEIAGYLK
- a CDS encoding WecB/TagA/CpsF family glycosyltransferase, whose translation is MKEQFLGVDVSSHSYNDLKRNVLADIENKKQSFVVAINPEKILKAQEDADLKNLLNKATYQIPDGVGVLIASKLNKGSIKERVTGIDMLMTLCGLAQENDKSVFLYGAKPGIAEEAKDKLIEEFPGLNVAGVIDGYEKDEQKIIETINAAKPDILFVALGSPRQEYWIVENMDKLDVSIFQGVGGSFDVLSGRIKRAPAVFQRFGLEWLYRLISEPWRIKRQIRLPLFLLKVWKAKK
- a CDS encoding nucleotide sugar dehydrogenase, with protein sequence MKKSLCVVGLGYIGLPTSVMFAIHGHQVHGVDVNRKAVEMINNKQLHIEENGLQERLEEAVDAGMFKASLEPTEADVFVIAVPSPIREDKTANLDYVRKATESIVPFVKEGNLVILESTVPPRTVEDVMLPVLEQTGLELGKELFVSHSPERVIPGKVFQELVDNDRIVGGIDDKSSEMTKELYESFVKGTIHLTDATTAEMAKVIENTYRDVNIAFANELARISDKIGVNAWEAIKLANFHPRVNIHTPGPGVGGHCIAVDPWFLAEIEPEISEIIQLSRNTNDYMPVYTADQIEKLMKEQFINDPKVALFGLSFKANIDDQRESPSLKVIMELVQRGISFTSYDPHIKENVVSNQTQDMDEALQDADIVVILTDHDEFKKLDPETIKDKMGSRVVYDTKNALNLDTWKAAGFVAKRLGDSKNG
- a CDS encoding GNAT family N-acetyltransferase — encoded protein: MTVRRYQPGDEAQIQTLFTKTFHQERPLDAWEWKFKQNPKHKEPFILVFEEDGKILGHISLWLMDAYIKGEVTTVGIRVDTMVDPDARGKGVYKKLNDALLTEGKKAGIEYLYGFPAPKAKELFLRYTGATHLTDMPRWMYVQKPLHLLSTKFKPLKAVKSLDGLYTKLRSPKGQLDGYEKKEITRCDEAFDRLAEQTKHMADGLVVRDSAYLNWRYFDHPTKTYKMIALYKEGELKGYVITHQSEGSFTNGLLIDWLGVDEHVWPVLLDQALLELKHADVVQSWALPHTFAAGILKAKGFVHKDSPMPLVGKDLHTRTEEMNDQTKWYITPGDVDSY
- a CDS encoding glycosyltransferase family 4 protein, which produces MNIYIDLTIAILLSMAVSYVLVFPVMKLAVKWKMMDYPEMRKIHKEITPRMGGLAIFGGTAAGLLYTRPDVPYLLPICIGGFVIVLTGLLDDRFQIRPLYKLAGQVIAALILIFSGLQIDVLSIPFIGMVTLSDPVSILLSFFWIIGITNAINLIDGLDGLAAGVSTISLISIAVMALAIEPQVAIVYLCVVLIGSNIGFLFHNFYPASIYMGDTGSLFLGYSMAVISMVGLFKNVTLFSFIIPIIVLAIPVFDTLFSILRRLINKQKIMMPDNKHIHYQILAAGFSHRTTVLIIYAFSAIFGFLALLFSLTSFGISLIITIVILFLLHLFAEMTGVVSGGKRPVIGLFSRGKKEKRKEEG